One stretch of Paenibacillus sp. FSL R5-0341 DNA includes these proteins:
- a CDS encoding AAA family ATPase: MKKLSLFIVTGASGTGKTTISSHVRKLLPDFDVFDMDIIDNVDWQIAKENWLRIAYSISLSGRGTVLCGTMVPENIESSDYIDQFDRILYMNLHCDDVTRETRLRARGWDENSIEDHKNFANWLLQNSKTTFDPPMQTIETTELTADGVAEQIKEWVLKNWCEE; encoded by the coding sequence ATGAAAAAATTATCTTTATTTATAGTGACAGGCGCAAGTGGAACAGGAAAAACAACGATCTCATCACATGTTCGCAAGTTACTCCCGGATTTTGACGTCTTTGATATGGATATCATCGATAACGTGGATTGGCAGATTGCCAAAGAAAATTGGTTGAGGATTGCGTATAGCATATCGCTAAGTGGACGAGGGACTGTTTTATGCGGAACGATGGTGCCGGAAAACATTGAATCGTCCGATTACATAGATCAATTTGATCGAATTCTATATATGAATTTGCATTGTGACGATGTTACTCGCGAGACGCGTTTAAGAGCCCGTGGGTGGGACGAGAACTCGATCGAAGATCACAAGAATTTTGCAAATTGGCTACTACAAAATTCGAAAACTACATTTGACCCACCAATGCAAACAATTGAAACGACAGAACTTACAGCAGATGGAGTAGCTGAACAGATCAAAGAATGGGTTCTAAAAAACTGGTGTGAGGAATGA
- a CDS encoding NUDIX hydrolase: MSPPKHIVSAAAIVINDKNELLLIRGPRRGWEMPGGQVEEGESLSQAAIRETKEESGIDIEIIKFCGIFQNIENSICNTLFLAKPIGGELTISSESLESGFFPIEEAILKVEWKNFRERIEYCLKPEMQPFCIEFSDKNNI; encoded by the coding sequence ATGAGCCCTCCAAAACATATCGTATCTGCCGCTGCAATCGTCATAAACGACAAAAATGAATTATTACTTATTAGAGGACCCAGAAGAGGATGGGAAATGCCAGGTGGTCAAGTGGAAGAAGGAGAATCCCTAAGTCAAGCAGCGATCAGAGAGACAAAAGAGGAATCCGGAATCGACATTGAAATCATTAAATTCTGTGGAATATTTCAAAATATCGAAAATTCAATATGTAACACATTATTTTTAGCCAAACCAATAGGAGGAGAATTAACGATATCATCGGAGAGTTTAGAATCAGGTTTCTTTCCAATTGAAGAAGCCATTTTAAAAGTCGAATGGAAAAATTTCAGAGAAAGAATAGAGTATTGCTTAAAACCTGAGATGCAACCTTTTTGTATTGAGTTTAGTGATAAAAACAATATTTAA
- a CDS encoding phosphotransferase: protein MNIQDLPIEIIKQIGKVQNITFPKQGHTSTVAILHTLDKKYIIKKTENDLYNEWLSDEYKVLQYLYHTGLPVPKTYSFHVEDRSRWLLMDYIDGISLREFLSMMPDLQSKEKAIFNFGLCLKKIHDCSCPVELLNDDIPWLDTMLRKAEYNLTHFTVDGSAELLQQLKEGRPKTIDNTFIHGDFTIDNVLVNDCNIVGVIDWAGAAYGDPRYDVALAIRPKHNAFDNERDREIFYNGYGKLRITDEEYNYFEDGIYNFF from the coding sequence ATGAATATTCAGGATCTCCCAATTGAGATAATAAAACAGATAGGGAAAGTCCAGAACATCACTTTTCCTAAGCAAGGTCATACTTCTACAGTGGCTATTCTACATACGCTCGATAAAAAATACATCATCAAGAAGACAGAAAACGATCTTTATAATGAATGGTTATCTGATGAATACAAGGTGCTTCAATACCTCTACCATACTGGACTTCCTGTTCCGAAGACATATTCATTTCATGTTGAGGATAGATCGAGATGGCTTTTGATGGATTATATTGATGGAATAAGTTTAAGAGAATTCCTCTCTATGATGCCTGATCTTCAAAGTAAAGAAAAAGCGATTTTTAACTTTGGGCTCTGTTTAAAGAAAATACATGATTGCTCTTGTCCTGTTGAACTATTGAACGATGACATTCCTTGGTTAGATACAATGCTTAGGAAAGCAGAATATAATCTAACTCACTTTACTGTAGATGGATCGGCAGAACTACTTCAACAGTTGAAAGAAGGAAGACCCAAAACAATAGATAACACTTTCATTCATGGAGATTTTACTATAGATAATGTGCTAGTTAATGATTGCAATATTGTTGGAGTTATTGATTGGGCAGGAGCAGCGTATGGCGATCCAAGATATGATGTAGCATTAGCCATTAGACCGAAACATAATGCTTTTGATAATGAAAGAGATAGAGAAATATTTTATAACGGTTATGGAAAGTTAAGAATAACGGATGAAGAATACAATTATTTTGAAGATGGAATATATAACTTCTTTTAG
- a CDS encoding serine hydrolase domain-containing protein, which yields MQINRRYHALNKIIVGILVLALIIVTCSVPVYAEVENVETTPSRIALSSLEETIDSYVATNQKNTAAVSVVAINNGETIVNKAYGYADLEQQRKADTSTVFEWGSTSKLLVWTSVMQLVEQGKLDLHTDIQEYLPEGFLKKLEYDAPITLMNLMHHNAGWEDRLIDLWYSSESDIVELGEALQKFEPRQIDKPGSVVAYSNYGTAMAAYIVELQSGQPFYKYVSEHIFKPLNMKDTSIHPSQYDNLNVLKRRNEIQGYTTNLKLIPKNRAYISLYPAAGAIGTAEDAAKFLAALMPMDRSNLLFTNKDTLDEMLSTSLYYDGTSTPRIAHGFFEVEYWVPALEHAGSTAGFSSRFVFDPKSNFGFVVMTNQSNEMAYNIGLVQKVFGSSFSTNSVESESGGYYLPARRVVSGFTKAYSMLSLQKYTTFDLSNFANVVERNGTVEKVSMSYNDFLPVSKLTINWIKASFIALAVAILLGLRATIGYFIRLSKYKLKNWERPGTGFDKYHIAINIASLALILNTILLFMRALGFSTYSSLRIHLILNLVYVILAVAYLVLMFYKLLKRSYSNKQKAVYILSGISAFLFAAFVVGWDLYF from the coding sequence ATGCAAATTAATCGAAGATATCATGCTCTTAATAAAATAATCGTTGGTATTCTGGTACTCGCATTAATCATTGTGACATGTTCAGTACCTGTGTACGCTGAGGTAGAAAATGTGGAGACTACGCCCTCCAGAATTGCCTTGTCTTCGCTAGAGGAAACGATAGATTCATATGTGGCTACGAATCAGAAGAACACCGCTGCCGTTTCGGTTGTAGCTATCAATAACGGTGAGACGATTGTGAATAAGGCCTATGGATACGCAGATCTTGAGCAACAGAGAAAGGCAGACACCTCTACTGTGTTTGAATGGGGTTCAACCTCTAAACTATTGGTCTGGACGAGTGTTATGCAACTTGTCGAGCAGGGGAAGCTTGATTTGCATACCGATATTCAGGAATATTTGCCGGAAGGATTCCTAAAGAAGCTTGAGTACGATGCTCCCATTACCCTAATGAACCTTATGCATCATAACGCAGGGTGGGAGGATAGATTGATCGATTTATGGTATTCATCCGAGAGTGATATTGTGGAATTAGGTGAGGCTTTACAAAAATTTGAGCCGAGGCAGATCGATAAACCTGGGAGTGTCGTTGCTTATTCAAACTATGGTACGGCTATGGCTGCTTACATCGTTGAATTGCAAAGCGGACAACCCTTTTACAAATATGTCAGTGAACATATATTTAAACCGCTGAACATGAAAGACACTTCGATTCACCCGTCACAGTATGATAATCTAAATGTCTTGAAAAGAAGAAATGAGATTCAGGGGTACACTACAAATTTGAAACTCATCCCTAAGAACAGAGCATACATAAGCTTGTACCCTGCGGCGGGTGCCATTGGCACAGCAGAGGATGCAGCTAAATTCCTTGCAGCCTTGATGCCTATGGATCGTAGCAATTTATTATTCACGAACAAGGACACGTTAGACGAGATGCTGTCAACAAGTCTATATTACGATGGAACTTCTACTCCTCGAATTGCGCATGGCTTCTTTGAAGTAGAGTACTGGGTGCCTGCATTGGAACACGCTGGAAGTACGGCGGGATTTTCAAGTAGATTTGTTTTTGACCCGAAGTCTAATTTTGGGTTCGTGGTCATGACGAACCAGTCAAATGAAATGGCTTATAACATTGGTCTTGTCCAGAAGGTGTTTGGAAGTAGTTTCAGCACGAACTCAGTTGAATCTGAGAGTGGAGGATATTATCTGCCTGCGCGAAGGGTCGTTTCCGGTTTTACTAAGGCATATTCAATGTTAAGTCTGCAGAAGTATACAACATTTGACCTTAGTAATTTTGCAAATGTTGTTGAGCGAAATGGCACTGTTGAGAAGGTCTCTATGTCTTATAATGACTTTTTGCCCGTATCCAAGTTAACGATAAATTGGATCAAAGCATCTTTTATTGCTCTTGCAGTAGCCATTCTACTCGGTTTGAGAGCTACAATTGGTTATTTTATTCGGTTATCCAAATACAAATTAAAAAACTGGGAAAGACCAGGTACAGGATTTGATAAGTATCATATTGCCATTAATATTGCCAGTCTGGCATTAATTTTGAATACGATCCTATTGTTCATGCGCGCCTTAGGCTTCTCCACCTATTCTTCGTTACGCATACATCTCATTTTGAACCTGGTTTATGTGATTTTAGCTGTGGCGTACCTTGTTTTGATGTTCTACAAACTGCTGAAGAGAAGTTACAGTAACAAGCAAAAGGCGGTATACATCTTGTCTGGCATATCTGCTTTCCTCTTTGCTGCTTTTGTTGTGGGGTGGGATTTGTACTTTTAG
- a CDS encoding class I SAM-dependent methyltransferase → MEKSSTVRTNMIGGRQVDAISVDMDKGSIHETNGLFWNTKGNDILGATALPLYGAFVSEEKHQLFGEISEKKILEIGCGSGQSLRYLGERQASVLWGTDLSENQIEKTQQLLTSCGLSATLLCSPMEEECGIPKDYFDIVYSIYAIGWTTDLEETFLQIASYLKKDGVFIFSWSHPIHKCVAAEEDRLVFEKCYFDESWYSVTLGESKLALSDRKLSTYVNALAKAGFVIEQFIEESDDDLMQLQNDDFANKAKMLPVTFVIKARKL, encoded by the coding sequence ATGGAGAAGAGTTCTACAGTTAGAACAAACATGATCGGCGGTAGGCAGGTTGATGCCATCTCGGTCGACATGGATAAAGGAAGTATTCATGAAACCAATGGCTTGTTTTGGAATACGAAAGGAAATGATATTTTAGGAGCGACAGCACTTCCGCTCTATGGAGCATTTGTCTCCGAAGAAAAGCACCAGCTTTTTGGAGAAATCTCGGAAAAAAAGATACTGGAAATAGGCTGTGGAAGCGGTCAATCCTTACGGTATTTGGGTGAACGTCAAGCGAGTGTACTATGGGGGACGGATCTATCAGAAAATCAAATTGAAAAGACACAACAGCTTTTGACGTCGTGTGGTCTTTCAGCGACCTTACTCTGTTCACCTATGGAAGAAGAATGTGGGATACCCAAGGATTATTTTGACATCGTTTATTCGATTTATGCGATCGGCTGGACAACGGATCTTGAAGAGACTTTTCTGCAGATTGCTTCCTATCTTAAAAAAGATGGCGTATTCATCTTTAGTTGGTCTCATCCTATCCACAAATGTGTTGCTGCAGAAGAGGATAGACTTGTTTTTGAAAAATGTTACTTTGATGAATCTTGGTACTCGGTAACTCTTGGCGAAAGTAAGCTCGCCTTATCGGATCGTAAACTATCAACCTATGTGAATGCGTTGGCAAAAGCAGGATTTGTCATTGAGCAATTCATTGAGGAATCTGATGATGACTTGATGCAACTGCAAAATGATGATTTTGCCAATAAAGCAAAGATGCTCCCTGTAACCTTTGTGATAAAAGCACGAAAACTATAG
- a CDS encoding YCF48-related protein: protein MRSQWIKIAQTALLSIGIVALLAACTDSDQPPEAEPPQQQEDAGNTGQTLTVVPPVNSTESADMAKYQIQTRLTDFQLLNDNGGLAWGVTRNALRLYYTQDQGKTWTNISPSENVQFPANPKYGQSIYFVDRTHGWIVREGMGGTDTMVLRTNNGGVSWSLSSLSKTDKVTAISFVSPEKGWILTTVDTAIGKQDKKLYFTKDGGITWDRMSSSDEDGNKEAQEISNRGYTTGLTFSDPKHGFLTAIEFGTPKLYVTSDGGVNWDKGPSFFDRNKFNGCGNFSISSPQFFGREAKSAWMSMSCSQGESTTFNGFFTADGGKSWKLSNFTLNKQTGANRNLSPVFLNASEGWAMQKGITFHTKDAGKTWNALPASSVLEKILEDYPEIVKIQMVTSKLGWILVENTDAKRSLLLQTVDGGVHWKVL, encoded by the coding sequence TTGCGTTCGCAATGGATTAAAATCGCGCAGACAGCATTGCTGTCTATAGGTATAGTAGCTTTACTGGCTGCATGCACCGACTCAGATCAACCTCCGGAAGCAGAACCTCCGCAACAGCAGGAGGATGCCGGGAATACAGGGCAGACATTAACCGTCGTTCCCCCTGTCAACAGTACAGAATCTGCGGATATGGCCAAGTATCAAATACAGACCCGTTTGACCGATTTTCAGTTGCTCAATGACAACGGAGGATTGGCATGGGGTGTGACGCGGAATGCACTGCGACTGTACTACACACAGGACCAGGGGAAGACCTGGACCAATATTTCACCTTCGGAAAATGTACAATTTCCGGCTAACCCTAAATATGGACAAAGCATTTATTTTGTAGATCGTACGCATGGTTGGATTGTTCGTGAAGGCATGGGTGGAACAGACACCATGGTACTTCGTACGAACAATGGAGGAGTAAGTTGGAGCCTGTCATCGCTGTCCAAGACGGATAAAGTGACCGCGATCTCCTTTGTATCTCCGGAAAAAGGTTGGATTCTTACCACGGTAGATACCGCTATTGGTAAACAGGACAAAAAACTTTACTTTACCAAGGATGGTGGGATCACTTGGGATCGGATGTCATCCAGTGATGAAGATGGCAATAAGGAAGCACAAGAGATATCCAACCGCGGATATACAACCGGGCTGACCTTCTCAGATCCGAAGCATGGTTTCCTGACCGCGATTGAGTTTGGTACACCGAAGCTGTATGTGACCTCAGACGGTGGAGTGAACTGGGATAAAGGACCTTCTTTTTTTGATCGAAACAAGTTCAATGGATGTGGTAATTTTAGTATCAGTTCACCACAATTTTTTGGACGTGAGGCGAAGTCAGCCTGGATGTCCATGTCATGTTCCCAAGGGGAGAGCACGACATTCAATGGATTCTTTACCGCCGATGGCGGAAAGAGCTGGAAGCTGTCCAATTTTACTTTAAACAAACAAACGGGTGCGAATCGCAATCTTTCACCTGTATTTTTGAATGCATCGGAAGGTTGGGCCATGCAAAAGGGCATAACCTTCCACACCAAGGATGCGGGTAAAACGTGGAATGCTCTTCCTGCAAGCAGTGTGCTTGAGAAAATTCTCGAAGACTATCCGGAGATTGTGAAAATTCAGATGGTTACCTCCAAGCTTGGCTGGATATTGGTTGAAAATACGGATGCCAAAAGATCGTTGTTATTGCAAACGGTAGATGGCGGTGTACATTGGAAAGTACTATAA
- a CDS encoding L-lactate dehydrogenase, giving the protein MTNSAALKPSRVVIVGMGAVGTTTGYTLMLRQRSSELVFVDVNHDKATGEMLDMNHGLPFTGGVKVWAGDYSDCKDADIIIITAGASQKPGETRIDLLKKNASIFKDIIERITEVNSHGILLIATNPVDILSYTSWKQSGWPASRVIGSGTLLDSARFRYLIGKNKGIDPRSIHAHIIGEHGDSEVPVWSLANVAGTDLELDEETQQDIFDRTKNAAYEIINAKGATSYAIALALDRIVAAILGNEGSVLNVSTYLEDYNGVSDVYLGVPCVVDRNGVREILPLPLNETEKVAFQASANKLKEQIAGLE; this is encoded by the coding sequence ATGACAAACAGCGCAGCTCTGAAACCAAGTCGTGTCGTTATTGTAGGCATGGGTGCGGTGGGAACAACAACGGGATACACGCTAATGCTGAGACAGCGTTCGTCCGAGTTGGTATTTGTGGATGTGAATCATGATAAGGCAACCGGCGAAATGCTGGATATGAACCACGGTCTTCCGTTTACGGGTGGCGTGAAAGTATGGGCTGGCGATTACTCCGACTGTAAGGATGCGGATATTATTATTATTACAGCGGGTGCCTCCCAGAAACCGGGCGAAACTCGGATTGATCTGCTGAAGAAAAATGCAAGCATTTTCAAAGATATTATTGAGCGTATTACAGAAGTGAATTCTCATGGTATTTTGCTGATTGCAACCAATCCTGTAGATATTTTGTCCTATACTTCATGGAAACAAAGTGGATGGCCTGCTTCCCGTGTTATCGGTTCAGGTACATTGCTCGATAGCGCACGTTTCCGTTACCTGATTGGTAAAAACAAAGGGATCGACCCGCGTAGTATTCACGCCCACATTATTGGTGAGCATGGCGATTCCGAAGTACCGGTATGGAGCCTTGCTAACGTTGCAGGAACTGATCTGGAATTGGATGAAGAAACACAACAGGATATCTTTGACCGTACCAAAAATGCGGCGTATGAGATTATTAATGCCAAAGGAGCGACTTCCTATGCAATCGCCCTTGCTCTGGACCGCATTGTAGCTGCAATTCTCGGCAACGAAGGCTCTGTTCTGAACGTGTCCACGTACCTTGAAGACTACAATGGTGTATCGGATGTTTATCTTGGCGTTCCTTGTGTCGTAGATCGCAACGGTGTGCGCGAAATTCTGCCTCTTCCGTTGAATGAAACCGAAAAAGTAGCGTTCCAGGCTTCTGCTAACAAATTAAAAGAACAGATCGCCGGCTTGGAATAA